The following are encoded together in the Anoplopoma fimbria isolate UVic2021 breed Golden Eagle Sablefish chromosome 13, Afim_UVic_2022, whole genome shotgun sequence genome:
- the rmi1 gene encoding recQ-mediated genome instability protein 1, protein MAPEIQAVVHATQTWLQSSRHIQVPFAWLEACVEWLQEEAGGAGRLSQQQINQQALDQWLLTDLRDLSYPVLPEGLSQVQKTELSGTFCIQVDSVLDISQPAYGQMQKWRGSDCANDEVSAVTQFTQRPWEARPTRMLLLQVTDGVQSLEAMEYQSVPALSTALRPGVKLQLQGQMVCRLGMLLLGPNNIKVLGGEVEDLVERNNQGKVLCRTLGLPEEQQEGGEAPPAPRRGNQEVEDLELDDAELLASLEPHEEGERVHVGSVPDSGYGTLNETSTQSSRSSSVRSLVSTASSRTEASARSYRSGLAHSNRGGSVQGHRHGNEQKISDHNMAVEDFPDEDFDNLPLDELDNVVFQQSNNVTMQSVSGPSSSPQSSDRITGNPHRATKAQTAQFEQNTLNGAGSRLGSSNSRSTTQKRDYQGCIKESSGQVSSPAAALQPSDELGFVTNDERDFMDDDMDCLLAEVETGLTGRSNQLQVQQGPSRDQESFTNKTETSGSSRRLTSDSSRSVTESFSFESSHNAPQGQNYNPNTAEFDRLSVKIDPQSDSLVPALTLTSPPFTYLCLLEEMMSKPQPHTTEIRVKAFIVTLVGKLSSNNGLWRICATISDGSGYLDVELSDQVLTGLLGFSVAGKAVLKRDPARRGELDTGMRRCQEELVDMCCVMTIELEPDGRKAVVTKADPVNEKVFQELEQRVRDRRK, encoded by the exons ATGGCCCCTGAGATCCAGGCAGTGGTGCATGCTACCCAAACCTGGCTGCAGTCCTCCCGGCACATCCAGGTGCCCTTTGCCTGGCTGGAAGCCTGCGTGGAGTGGCTGCAggaagaagcaggaggagcaggtCGTCTGTCACAGCAGCAAATCAACCAACAG GCGCTGGACCAGTGGTTGTTGACGGACCTCAGGGACCTAAGCTACCCTGTTCTCCCCGAAGGACTCTCTCAGGTCCAGAAGACTGAACTCAGCGGGACCTTCTGTATCCAG GTTGACTCGGTACTGGACATCAGTCAGCCTGCATATGGTCAGATGCAGAAGTGGAGGGGCTCAGATTGTGCCAACGACGAGGTGTCTGCTGTCACACAGTTCACCCAGAGGCCCTGGGAAGCCAGACCAACCCGTATGCTACTATTGCAG GTGACAGATGGAGTCCAGAGCTTGGAGGCCATGGAGTATCAGTCTGTCCCTGCACTCAGCACAGCTCTAAG GCCTGGTGTGAAGCTGCAGCTGCAAGGGCAGATGGTCTGCAGACTCGGGATGCTTCTGTTGGGGCCGAACAACATCAAGGTTCTGGGTGGTGAAGTGGAGGACCTGGTGGAGAGGAATAACCAG ggCAAGGTGCTGTGTCGGACGCTGGGACTTcctgaggagcagcaggagggcGGAGAGGCCCCCCCAGCACCACGACGAG gaAACCAGGAAGTGGAGGACCTGGAGCTAGATGATGCAGAACTGTTGGCCAGTCTGGAGCCCCATGAGGAAGGGGAAAGGGTTCATGTGGGGTCGGTTCCAGACAGTGGCTACGGTACGCTCAATGAGACCTCCACTCAGTCCTCGAGAAGCTCCTCTGTCAGGAGCCTTGTCTCAACAGCCTCATCCAG AACTGAAGCCTCTGCCCGCTCTTACAGAAGTGGTTTGGCCCACAGCAACAGAGGTGGTTCGGTTCAAGGTCATCGCCACGGTAACGAACAAAAGATCTCAGACCACAACATGGCAGTCGAAGACTTTCCTGATGAAGACTTTGACAATCTTCCTCTGGATGAGTTggacaatgttgtttttcaacAAAGTAACAATGTTACCATGCAGTCTGTCAGCGGTCCCAGCAGCTCGCCACAGAGCAGCGACAGAATAACGGGAAATCCTCACAGGGCAACAAAAGCCCAAACTGCTCAGTTTGAACAGAACACTTTGAATGGCGCTGGCTCACGGCTTGGTTCTAGCAACTCAAGATCCACCACACAGAAAAGAGACTATCAAGGCTGTATTAAGGAATCTTCAGGGCAGGTTTCTTCCCCAGCAGCAGCTTTACAGCCATCAGATGAGTTAGGCTTTGTTACTAACGATGAGAGGGATTTCATGGATGACGATATGGACTGCTTACTTGCAGAGGTAGAAACTGGTTTGACTGGACGGTCAAATCAGCTCCAAGTTCAACAGGGACCAAGCAGAGACCAAGAGAGCTTTACcaacaaaacagaaacttcAGGCTCCAGTCGTAGACTCACCAGCGACTCATCAAGAAGTGTAACagaaagtttttcttttgagaGCTCACACAACGCACCTCAGGGGCAAAATTATAACCCAAACACTGCAGAATTTGATAGACTATCTGTTAAAATAGACCCACAGAGTGACAGCTTGGTTCCGGCTCTCACTCTGACCTCTCCACCTTTTACATATTTGTGCCTGCTAGAGGAGATGATGTCCAAACCACAACCTCACACCACAGAGATCCGAGTCAAAGCTTTCATTGTGACTCTGGTGGGGAAACTGAGCAGCAACAACGGCCTCTGGCGCATCTGCGCCACCATATCCGATGGAAGCGGTTACCTGGACGTGGAGCTGTCCGATCAGGTTTTGACGGGCCTGCTGGGCTTCTCTGTGGCGGGAAAGGCGGTTTTGAAACGTGACCCAGCCCGGAGAGGTGAGCTGGACACTGGCATGAGGAGGTGTCAGGAGGAGCTGGTGGACATGTGCTGTGTTATGACCATCGAGCTTGAACCAGACGGCAGAAAAGCTGTGGTGACCAAGGCGGACCCGGTCAATGAGAAAGTATTCCAAGAGCTGGAGCAGAGGGTGAGAGACAGGAGAAAATAG
- the hnrnpk gene encoding heterogeneous nuclear ribonucleoprotein K isoform X1: METEIEQQDDTSFGNTESNGKRPAEDADEQKSFKRSRNSDEMVELRILLQSKNAGAVIGKGGKNIKALRTDYNASVSVPDSSGPERILSISADIETVGEILLKIIPTLEEYQQYNGMDFDCELRLLIHQSLAGSIIGVKGAKIKELRENTKTSIKLFQECCPQSTDRVVLVGGKTERVVECIKTMLELIAEAPIKGRAQPYDPNFYDETYEYGGFTVMFEERGGGRRLMGGFPMRGGRSSGGDRGFDRMPSSRGGRGPMPPSRRDYEEMSPRRGPPPPHPSRVGRGSGGRGRNMPMGHPHRGGEDRYYDSYRGSEDRSNDRRGRPDRYSDNMSGGGYDNSSSWDSYQSGGRGSYNDMGGPVITTQVTIPKDLAGSIIGKGGQRIKQIRHESGASIKIDEPLEGSEDRIITITGTQDQIQNAQYLLQNSVKQYSGHLL; this comes from the exons ATGGAGACAGAAATTGAACAGCAAGACGACACTTCATTCGGAAACACAGAGTCAAACG GTAAGCGCCCTGCTGAGGATGCAGATGAGCAGAAATCATTCAAGCGCTCTAGGAACTCAGACGAGATGGTTGAGCTTCGCATCCTCCTGCAGAGCAAA AATGCAGGAGCTGTGATTGGGAAGGGTGGCAAAAACATCAAAGCCCTCCGTACAGAC TACAATGCCAGTGTGTCAGTCCCAGACAGCAGTGGGCCTGAGCG CATCCTGAGCATCAGTGCCGACATCGAGACAGTTGGAGAAATCCTGCTGAAGATTATCCCAACATTGGAAGAG TACCAGCAGTACAATGGTATGGACTTTGACTGTGAGCTGCGCCTGCTGATCCACCAGAGCCTGGCTGGCTCGATCATTGGAGTGAAGGGGGCCAAGATCAAGGAGCTAAGAGAG AACACAAAGACCAGCATCAAGCTGTTTCAGGAGTGTTGTCCTCAGTCGACAGACCGGGTTGTGCTGGTCGGCGGTAAAACGGAGAGAGTGGTTGAGTGTATCAAGACTATGCTGGAGCTTATCGCTGAA GCTCCCATAAAGGGCCGTGCACAGCCCTACGACCCTAACTTCTATGACGAAACATATGAATATGGTGGTTTCACCGTAATGTttgaagagaggggaggaggtcGCAGGCTTATGGGAGGGTTCCCCATGCGAGGGGGCAGGTCCAGCGGCGGAGACCGTGGATTTGACCGAATGCCCTCTAGCAGAGGGGGACGGGGACCCATGCCTCCCTCCCGCCGGGATTATGAAGAGATGAGCCCCCGCCGAggtcctcctccaccccacccGAGTAGGGTTGGCAGGGGGAGCGGCGGGCGTGGACGCAATATGCCCATGGGACACCCACACAGAGGAGG AGAAGATCGTTACTATGACTCGTACCGTGGCTCAGAGGACAGGTCCAA TGACAGAAGAGGCAGACCGGATCGCTATAGCGATAACATG AGTGGAGGAGGATATG ACAACAGTTCCTCCTGGGATAGCTACCAGTCAG GCGGACGTGGCTCCTATAATGACATGGGTGGCCCTGTCATCACCACACAAGTGACGATCCCTAAAGAT CTGGCTGGCTCAATCATTGGTAAGGGAGGCCAACGGATCAAACAGATCCGCCACGAGTCAGGAGCCTCTATCAAGATCGATGAGCCTCTGGAAGGTTCTGAGGACCGAATAATCACCATTACCGGGACCCAGGATCAGATCCAGAACGCCCAGTA
- the hnrnpk gene encoding heterogeneous nuclear ribonucleoprotein K isoform X2: METEIEQQDDTSFGNTESNGKRPAEDADEQKSFKRSRNSDEMVELRILLQSKNAGAVIGKGGKNIKALRTDYNASVSVPDSSGPERILSISADIETVGEILLKIIPTLEEQYNGMDFDCELRLLIHQSLAGSIIGVKGAKIKELRENTKTSIKLFQECCPQSTDRVVLVGGKTERVVECIKTMLELIAEAPIKGRAQPYDPNFYDETYEYGGFTVMFEERGGGRRLMGGFPMRGGRSSGGDRGFDRMPSSRGGRGPMPPSRRDYEEMSPRRGPPPPHPSRVGRGSGGRGRNMPMGHPHRGGEDRYYDSYRGSEDRSNDRRGRPDRYSDNMSGGGYDNSSSWDSYQSGGRGSYNDMGGPVITTQVTIPKDLAGSIIGKGGQRIKQIRHESGASIKIDEPLEGSEDRIITITGTQDQIQNAQYLLQNSVKQYSGHLL, from the exons ATGGAGACAGAAATTGAACAGCAAGACGACACTTCATTCGGAAACACAGAGTCAAACG GTAAGCGCCCTGCTGAGGATGCAGATGAGCAGAAATCATTCAAGCGCTCTAGGAACTCAGACGAGATGGTTGAGCTTCGCATCCTCCTGCAGAGCAAA AATGCAGGAGCTGTGATTGGGAAGGGTGGCAAAAACATCAAAGCCCTCCGTACAGAC TACAATGCCAGTGTGTCAGTCCCAGACAGCAGTGGGCCTGAGCG CATCCTGAGCATCAGTGCCGACATCGAGACAGTTGGAGAAATCCTGCTGAAGATTATCCCAACATTGGAAGAG CAGTACAATGGTATGGACTTTGACTGTGAGCTGCGCCTGCTGATCCACCAGAGCCTGGCTGGCTCGATCATTGGAGTGAAGGGGGCCAAGATCAAGGAGCTAAGAGAG AACACAAAGACCAGCATCAAGCTGTTTCAGGAGTGTTGTCCTCAGTCGACAGACCGGGTTGTGCTGGTCGGCGGTAAAACGGAGAGAGTGGTTGAGTGTATCAAGACTATGCTGGAGCTTATCGCTGAA GCTCCCATAAAGGGCCGTGCACAGCCCTACGACCCTAACTTCTATGACGAAACATATGAATATGGTGGTTTCACCGTAATGTttgaagagaggggaggaggtcGCAGGCTTATGGGAGGGTTCCCCATGCGAGGGGGCAGGTCCAGCGGCGGAGACCGTGGATTTGACCGAATGCCCTCTAGCAGAGGGGGACGGGGACCCATGCCTCCCTCCCGCCGGGATTATGAAGAGATGAGCCCCCGCCGAggtcctcctccaccccacccGAGTAGGGTTGGCAGGGGGAGCGGCGGGCGTGGACGCAATATGCCCATGGGACACCCACACAGAGGAGG AGAAGATCGTTACTATGACTCGTACCGTGGCTCAGAGGACAGGTCCAA TGACAGAAGAGGCAGACCGGATCGCTATAGCGATAACATG AGTGGAGGAGGATATG ACAACAGTTCCTCCTGGGATAGCTACCAGTCAG GCGGACGTGGCTCCTATAATGACATGGGTGGCCCTGTCATCACCACACAAGTGACGATCCCTAAAGAT CTGGCTGGCTCAATCATTGGTAAGGGAGGCCAACGGATCAAACAGATCCGCCACGAGTCAGGAGCCTCTATCAAGATCGATGAGCCTCTGGAAGGTTCTGAGGACCGAATAATCACCATTACCGGGACCCAGGATCAGATCCAGAACGCCCAGTA